In Stutzerimonas stutzeri, a genomic segment contains:
- a CDS encoding CaiB/BaiF CoA transferase family protein, which yields MQTENPQPRQGPLLGLRVLEFTSIGPGPHCAMLLADLGAEVLRVERDGGNGWPNPVVDRGRKRLTLNIRTDAGREQCLALAEKADVLIEGFRPGVMERLGLGPEQVHARNSRLVYGRMTGWGQTGPLAKSAGHDINYLALTGALAAIGGREGPAIPPLNLVGDFGGGSLYLAFGIMAALWERERSGQGQVVDAAIVDGVSSMMSFFAGLLPSGAISLERDRNLLSGAAPHYRCYTCADGRDIAIGPLEPQFLAELMQRIDAPESLREGCNDPALWPALSEQLATMFINRTQAQWCTLLEGTDACFAPVLTLEEASQHPHMQQRGVYRNIDGALHAAPAPRFSRTPGAIRNSTNAAGWD from the coding sequence ATGCAAACCGAAAATCCCCAACCCCGCCAAGGCCCCTTGCTAGGCCTGCGTGTCCTGGAATTCACCAGCATCGGCCCCGGCCCGCATTGCGCAATGCTGCTGGCCGATCTGGGCGCCGAGGTGCTGCGAGTTGAACGTGACGGAGGCAACGGCTGGCCAAATCCCGTGGTGGATCGCGGTCGCAAACGGCTGACGCTGAATATCCGCACCGACGCCGGGCGTGAACAGTGCCTTGCGCTGGCAGAAAAGGCAGATGTATTGATCGAAGGATTTCGCCCCGGTGTGATGGAACGGCTAGGCCTCGGTCCGGAACAGGTTCACGCAAGGAATTCTAGGCTGGTCTACGGCCGCATGACCGGCTGGGGCCAGACCGGGCCATTGGCAAAAAGCGCCGGGCACGACATCAACTACCTGGCCCTCACCGGCGCGCTGGCGGCCATTGGTGGCCGCGAAGGCCCGGCAATCCCGCCGCTCAACCTGGTCGGCGACTTCGGCGGCGGCTCGTTGTATCTGGCGTTCGGCATCATGGCCGCGCTGTGGGAGCGAGAACGATCAGGCCAGGGACAAGTAGTCGACGCGGCTATCGTCGATGGCGTGTCCTCAATGATGAGCTTCTTCGCCGGGCTCTTGCCCAGCGGCGCCATCTCCCTCGAACGCGACCGCAATCTGCTCTCCGGTGCCGCCCCGCATTACCGCTGCTACACGTGCGCCGACGGCCGCGACATCGCCATTGGGCCGCTGGAGCCGCAATTCCTTGCCGAACTGATGCAGCGCATCGATGCGCCCGAATCCTTACGCGAAGGCTGCAACGACCCGGCGCTCTGGCCGGCGTTAAGCGAACAGCTCGCCACGATGTTCATCAACCGGACCCAGGCCCAATGGTGCACCCTGCTGGAAGGCACCGATGCCTGCTTCGCCCCAGTGCTCACGCTGGAAGAAGCCTCGCAGCATCCGCATATGCAGCAACGCGGGGTGTACCGCAATATCGACGGAGCCCTGCACGCCGCACCTGCACCGCGCTTTTCACGGACGCCGGGCGCGATCCGGAATTCAACAAACGCCGCCGGCTGGGACTGA